A region of uncultured Desulfobacter sp. DNA encodes the following proteins:
- a CDS encoding RnfABCDGE type electron transport complex subunit B yields MMISLGIAGASMLVMAVIFSYILGWANKKFMVEVDPKIEEVKEALPGANCGGCGYLGCSDYAEAIVKKNDPVNKCTVGGAACAKEIAGIMGVEVGDMVALRAIVHCNAPLSGRLGLTQYKGEPRCTSAQQVAGVQGCTFGCLGFGDCVQACNYDAIEVIDGLARVDYKKCIGCGACSKACPRGIISIQGFKEDILPVVACSNKDKAKDAKAVCNNACVGCKACTKASDLFTVTNNLSKCSYDDYSAQKREDVMNAMEKCPTGCIHFMGAAVK; encoded by the coding sequence ATGATGATCTCCCTTGGAATTGCCGGCGCAAGCATGCTGGTTATGGCCGTGATATTTTCCTATATCCTGGGATGGGCCAATAAAAAATTTATGGTTGAGGTGGACCCCAAAATCGAAGAAGTCAAAGAAGCACTTCCCGGTGCAAACTGCGGTGGGTGCGGTTATCTCGGTTGCAGCGACTATGCCGAGGCCATAGTCAAAAAAAATGATCCGGTCAACAAGTGCACGGTGGGCGGCGCCGCCTGTGCCAAAGAGATTGCCGGGATCATGGGCGTGGAGGTTGGTGATATGGTGGCTTTGCGTGCCATTGTCCACTGCAACGCCCCATTGTCCGGCCGTTTGGGCCTTACCCAGTACAAAGGTGAGCCGCGGTGCACATCTGCCCAGCAGGTGGCTGGCGTTCAGGGCTGCACCTTTGGGTGTCTCGGGTTTGGGGATTGTGTTCAGGCCTGTAACTACGATGCAATTGAAGTTATAGACGGCCTTGCCCGGGTGGACTATAAAAAATGTATCGGCTGCGGAGCCTGTTCCAAGGCCTGCCCCAGGGGTATTATCTCCATTCAGGGATTCAAGGAAGATATTCTGCCTGTGGTGGCCTGTTCCAATAAAGACAAGGCAAAGGATGCCAAAGCCGTGTGCAACAATGCATGTGTTGGATGCAAAGCCTGTACAAAGGCGTCTGATCTGTTCACGGTTACGAACAATCTGTCCAAGTGCAGTTATGACGACTATTCAGCCCAGAAACGTGAAGATGTCATGAATGCCATGGAAAAATGCCCCACCGGGTGTATCCACTTCATGGGAGCCGCAGTAAAGTAA
- a CDS encoding Rnf-Nqr domain containing protein: MDYFVDILLIALSASIINNFIFYYFVGICPFVGVSKKVDMAFGMGCAVTFVMSIAAFLSWGITVFVLIPGAPVSTWVASFFTTPEVAAQIDLTVLSYIVYIFAIASSVQFVEMYVRKFFPPLYQSFGVFLPLITTNCAILFACLTIMSHVAGVDNPKEVWDLGKAMTLALFGGLGFTIAIVIMAGIREELELCDIPKPFQGAAITLVIGGIIAIAFMGFTGVDSGVKNVLKPAPKVSQVMEQAESVALLDIKDCNIKKVIMP; the protein is encoded by the coding sequence ATGGACTATTTTGTGGATATCCTGCTGATTGCCCTGTCAGCATCGATAATTAACAACTTTATATTTTATTACTTTGTGGGTATCTGCCCGTTTGTGGGCGTCTCCAAAAAGGTGGACATGGCATTCGGCATGGGGTGCGCCGTGACCTTTGTCATGAGTATTGCAGCGTTCCTCTCCTGGGGCATCACCGTGTTCGTACTGATTCCGGGGGCGCCTGTCTCAACCTGGGTGGCAAGTTTTTTTACCACGCCCGAGGTGGCGGCCCAGATTGACCTGACGGTATTGAGCTACATTGTGTACATTTTTGCCATTGCCTCTTCGGTTCAGTTTGTGGAGATGTATGTCAGAAAGTTTTTTCCGCCGCTTTACCAGTCCTTCGGGGTGTTTCTGCCTCTGATTACCACCAACTGCGCCATTCTCTTTGCCTGTCTGACCATCATGAGCCATGTGGCGGGGGTGGATAATCCCAAAGAGGTGTGGGATTTGGGCAAAGCCATGACCCTGGCCCTTTTTGGCGGACTTGGATTCACCATTGCCATCGTGATTATGGCCGGAATCCGGGAAGAGCTGGAACTTTGCGATATTCCCAAGCCCTTTCAGGGGGCAGCCATTACCCTGGTGATCGGGGGGATTATCGCCATTGCCTTTATGGGATTTACCGGTGTGGATTCAGGCGTTAAAAATGTTTTAAAACCGGCACCAAAGGTTTCACAGGTTATGGAGCAAGCGGAAAGTGTTGCCCTGCTCGATATTAAGGACTGCAACATCAAGAAAGTGATAATGCCATGA
- the rsxE gene encoding electron transport complex subunit RsxE: protein MADQPTAMERFVQGILPENPVYRQLLGLCATLAVTNGMKPALTMAVCVAFVLVCANVVISLIRDLLKPHLRIVVFTLTIATFVTVADRMLAAYMFQMSKTLGPYIPLIIVNCLIICRCEVCASKQNVVVATADALGQSIGFGLALASIAAIREILGTGMIMGFRVLPACWPDWVIMVLPPGAFITLGLLLGLVNYIDFKREQARKQN from the coding sequence ATGGCTGATCAACCTACAGCAATGGAGAGATTTGTACAGGGGATTCTGCCCGAGAATCCGGTTTACCGGCAGCTTCTTGGTCTGTGCGCCACCCTGGCTGTTACCAATGGTATGAAACCGGCGCTGACCATGGCCGTTTGCGTGGCCTTTGTTCTTGTGTGCGCCAATGTCGTGATCAGCCTGATTCGTGACCTGTTGAAACCACATCTGCGCATCGTGGTCTTTACCCTGACCATCGCCACCTTTGTAACCGTGGCAGACAGGATGCTGGCCGCCTATATGTTCCAGATGAGTAAAACCCTTGGCCCCTATATTCCTTTGATTATTGTGAACTGCCTGATCATCTGTCGTTGCGAGGTATGTGCCTCCAAGCAGAACGTGGTGGTTGCAACTGCTGATGCCCTGGGCCAGTCCATCGGGTTCGGTCTGGCCCTGGCCAGTATTGCCGCCATCCGTGAAATTTTGGGTACGGGTATGATCATGGGATTCAGGGTTCTGCCGGCCTGCTGGCCGGACTGGGTCATCATGGTATTGCCTCCCGGCGCATTTATCACACTGGGGCTCCTGCTGGGGCTGGTGAACTATATCGATTTTAAACGGGAACAAGCCCGTAAACAAAATTAG
- a CDS encoding FMN-binding protein, which yields MSLKNSNLAQAWLVLLLATLFGTALAGIQVKLGPVIEANKVKETKEKIPALVLGEALAAELAADNQSLTIKSRVIEVKKNETTKYYTVYDAWLPDGKMAGHVVKADGQGYADKIELLLGFDAQGKSITGLFVLDQKETPGLGAKILEDSWRGQFKEKSTDKALSVVKGGGAKEDQIDAISGATISSRSVTGIVNTTVANVASQLQVTGDSAEGASTEGSIDSTDNDKTPAVQNEEPNKNEERS from the coding sequence ATGTCATTGAAAAACAGTAACCTGGCCCAGGCCTGGCTGGTTCTTTTGCTTGCCACCCTGTTCGGCACGGCCCTTGCCGGTATACAGGTTAAACTTGGGCCTGTGATTGAGGCCAACAAGGTCAAAGAGACCAAGGAAAAAATCCCGGCACTGGTGCTTGGAGAGGCTCTGGCTGCCGAACTTGCCGCCGACAACCAGTCGTTGACCATCAAATCACGGGTCATTGAAGTAAAGAAAAACGAAACCACAAAATACTACACTGTTTATGATGCCTGGCTGCCCGACGGAAAGATGGCCGGTCATGTGGTCAAAGCCGACGGCCAGGGGTATGCGGATAAAATTGAGCTGCTGCTGGGTTTTGATGCCCAAGGCAAGAGCATTACAGGGCTTTTTGTCCTGGACCAGAAAGAGACACCCGGCCTGGGTGCCAAGATCCTGGAAGACTCCTGGCGCGGCCAGTTCAAGGAAAAATCCACGGATAAAGCCCTTTCCGTTGTTAAAGGCGGCGGGGCCAAGGAAGATCAGATTGACGCCATTTCCGGTGCCACCATCTCTTCAAGAAGCGTGACCGGCATTGTGAATACCACCGTCGCCAATGTCGCTTCCCAGCTTCAGGTCACTGGAGACTCTGCTGAAGGCGCCTCCACTGAGGGATCGATTGACAGCACTGATAATGATAAAACCCCGGCGGTTCAAAACGAGGAACCCAATAAGAATGAGGAGCGTTCCTGA
- a CDS encoding RnfABCDGE type electron transport complex subunit D: MSNTTRQIDSAMSPGGGPGRKPPFISVAPSPHISDSRVSTRRMMVDVILGLSPAIVVSLYLFRFYALKQLVVCVAACLAAEYIFVRMRGKSFTLKDCSAIVTGVILGLSMPGSAPWFVGALASVVGIGIGKVIFGGVGMNIFNPAMVGRAFVMIAFAQLMGAGAYENVTGLVDAVSGATPLSALKFNGVSTGIKPLFLGVTNGSVGEVSALACIIGGLYLIYRKTASWQIPVSIIATVAVIAGIVDLAGGYQGLFLLHHLFAGALMFGAFFIATDPVTSPLTAKGKVLFGVGTGCLIMVIRLLSGYPEGVMFAVLMMNAMTPLINRWTIPAPVGQREAR, translated from the coding sequence GTGTCAAACACAACCAGACAGATAGATTCAGCCATGTCGCCCGGAGGCGGGCCAGGGCGAAAGCCGCCCTTCATCAGCGTGGCCCCGTCCCCGCATATTTCGGACAGCCGGGTCAGCACACGCAGGATGATGGTCGATGTAATCCTTGGACTGTCACCTGCCATTGTCGTCTCTCTTTATTTATTTCGGTTCTATGCCCTTAAACAGCTTGTTGTCTGTGTGGCTGCCTGCCTTGCGGCGGAATATATTTTTGTCCGCATGAGGGGGAAATCTTTTACTTTGAAAGATTGTTCCGCCATAGTCACCGGCGTCATTTTAGGCCTTTCCATGCCGGGGTCAGCTCCCTGGTTTGTGGGGGCACTGGCTTCGGTGGTGGGTATCGGAATCGGCAAGGTCATCTTCGGCGGCGTGGGCATGAACATATTCAACCCTGCCATGGTGGGAAGGGCTTTTGTCATGATTGCCTTTGCCCAGCTCATGGGGGCCGGTGCCTATGAAAATGTAACAGGACTTGTGGATGCCGTGTCCGGGGCAACACCTTTGAGTGCATTGAAATTCAACGGTGTTTCAACCGGAATTAAGCCGTTGTTTCTGGGCGTTACCAACGGGTCCGTGGGTGAGGTCAGTGCCCTTGCATGTATCATCGGCGGGCTCTACCTGATTTACAGAAAGACCGCTTCCTGGCAGATCCCTGTGAGCATTATTGCAACCGTTGCTGTGATTGCGGGCATTGTGGACCTGGCAGGAGGATACCAGGGACTGTTCCTGCTGCACCATCTGTTTGCAGGCGCGCTGATGTTCGGTGCCTTTTTCATTGCCACGGATCCTGTGACATCTCCGTTAACTGCTAAAGGAAAAGTGCTCTTCGGTGTGGGTACCGGGTGCCTGATCATGGTGATCCGCCTGCTTTCCGGTTATCCGGAGGGCGTGATGTTTGCCGTTCTGATGATGAATGCCATGACCCCGCTGATCAACCGCTGGACCATTCCAGCGCCCGTGGGACAAAGGGAGGCCAGATAA
- the rsxC gene encoding electron transport complex subunit RsxC — MGLLKLKGFPGTGSFPHGVHPPDNKELSANMAVEVMETPRTVTLPLLQHLGVPSKQMVKSGETVGYGQMVGKGEAFVSACLHSPIAGKVKRNVMVTMPNGRRVDAITIEAEGEQTPPERIWEEVKFTPWPMDGFSEFAPMDIVKKIQESGIVGLGGAAFPTHVKVMPNDTRVIDTLIVNGCECEPYLTCDYRLMVEAPQVVVTGALLTGRTVSAREIVICVEDNKPEAIRRLQEAAQKTAVKIAVLKTKYPQGSEKQLVKAVVGLNIPLGGLPADAGVAVSNVQTMAAVARSIIKDTPLTHRVITVSGRGICNPKNLFVPIGISLAEVVDFCGGLTPSAARIISGGPMMGFSFSDLSAPVTKGTSGLTVLTHDDIRKADETNCVRCGRCVDACPMNLVPTRLALAARYKNPELAAQYHIRACVECGSCSYVCPAKLNLVQLIREGKVQLNAWERR; from the coding sequence ATGGGCTTATTAAAATTAAAGGGATTTCCCGGAACCGGCAGTTTTCCCCATGGGGTTCATCCTCCGGATAATAAAGAGTTGTCCGCCAACATGGCTGTGGAAGTGATGGAAACACCCAGGACGGTGACGCTGCCGCTGCTTCAGCATCTTGGGGTGCCCAGCAAGCAGATGGTCAAGTCTGGAGAAACGGTTGGTTACGGGCAGATGGTTGGCAAGGGAGAGGCCTTTGTTTCAGCATGTCTTCACTCTCCAATTGCCGGAAAAGTTAAAAGAAATGTAATGGTGACCATGCCCAACGGCAGGCGTGTCGACGCCATCACCATTGAAGCCGAAGGGGAGCAGACCCCGCCGGAAAGAATCTGGGAAGAGGTGAAGTTCACCCCATGGCCCATGGACGGATTTTCAGAATTTGCGCCTATGGACATTGTGAAAAAGATTCAGGAATCCGGCATTGTCGGCCTGGGCGGTGCCGCATTTCCCACCCACGTCAAAGTGATGCCCAATGATACCCGGGTGATTGATACCCTGATCGTGAACGGATGTGAATGCGAGCCGTACCTGACCTGTGACTACAGACTTATGGTTGAGGCACCACAGGTTGTTGTGACCGGCGCGCTTTTGACGGGCAGAACTGTCTCAGCCAGGGAAATCGTCATTTGTGTCGAGGACAATAAACCTGAGGCAATACGGCGCCTCCAGGAAGCGGCCCAGAAGACTGCGGTGAAGATTGCCGTGCTCAAGACCAAATACCCCCAGGGCAGTGAAAAGCAGCTTGTCAAAGCCGTGGTGGGTCTCAATATCCCCCTGGGGGGACTTCCGGCTGATGCGGGCGTTGCCGTAAGCAACGTGCAGACCATGGCCGCAGTGGCCCGTTCCATTATCAAGGACACGCCCCTCACACACAGGGTGATCACCGTTTCCGGACGCGGCATCTGTAACCCGAAAAATCTTTTTGTGCCCATCGGCATCTCTTTGGCCGAGGTGGTCGATTTCTGCGGGGGGCTTACGCCCAGCGCGGCCCGGATCATCTCCGGGGGCCCCATGATGGGATTTTCATTTTCAGATCTTAGTGCTCCCGTAACCAAGGGTACATCTGGGCTGACGGTGCTCACCCATGATGACATCCGCAAGGCGGATGAAACCAATTGCGTAAGATGCGGGCGCTGTGTGGATGCCTGTCCCATGAACCTTGTGCCCACGAGACTGGCCTTGGCTGCCCGGTATAAAAACCCGGAACTTGCCGCCCAGTACCATATCCGGGCCTGTGTTGAATGCGGGAGCTGTTCCTATGTATGTCCTGCAAAGCTGAACCTGGTCCAGCTGATTCGTGAGGGCAAGGTGCAGTTGAACGCCTGGGAACGCCGCTGA
- a CDS encoding flavodoxin domain-containing protein: MGTILIVYSSRVDETKGIAELIAEGARQAGHQVQIKTATQIDSEKDLEGFDAYVFGSPTYHGEMLSSMKQVLFMAERAQLKDKPGGAFGAYGWSGEANKRIFDTMNYIFKMKMASGPLMIKASWVEDGVETAQAYGKEIAEMI, encoded by the coding sequence ATGGGAACCATACTTATTGTTTATTCATCCAGAGTAGATGAAACAAAGGGAATCGCGGAATTAATCGCTGAAGGCGCTCGTCAGGCAGGGCATCAGGTGCAGATTAAAACCGCCACGCAGATAGACAGTGAAAAAGACCTGGAAGGATTCGATGCTTATGTATTCGGTTCTCCCACCTACCATGGAGAAATGCTGTCTTCCATGAAACAGGTTTTATTCATGGCCGAGCGTGCACAACTGAAGGACAAGCCCGGGGGGGCCTTTGGTGCGTACGGTTGGAGTGGAGAGGCCAATAAAAGAATATTTGATACAATGAACTATATTTTTAAGATGAAAATGGCATCCGGCCCTTTGATGATCAAGGCATCCTGGGTCGAAGACGGCGTTGAAACAGCCCAGGCCTATGGAAAAGAGATAGCAGAAATGATTTAG
- a CDS encoding MauE/DoxX family redox-associated membrane protein, with amino-acid sequence MGTVFIYAGTTKLIEPQIFAILIDAYGIVPEIMLMPVAVLLPLLEVVAGIGILFDIRGSLAAILGLLILFLLILGYGMAMGLDVDCGCFSPGDPEAKAFHGLRQAFYRDLFMMVQVVFAFGWRKWNNIQPKSIMQYLQFLKHKQTRENLL; translated from the coding sequence TTGGGAACGGTTTTTATTTATGCCGGGACAACAAAGCTGATTGAGCCACAAATTTTCGCCATTTTGATAGATGCCTATGGGATTGTACCAGAGATAATGCTCATGCCGGTTGCTGTGTTGCTGCCTCTTCTTGAGGTCGTTGCCGGAATCGGCATTTTGTTTGATATCAGAGGCAGTCTCGCCGCCATTTTAGGATTGTTGATTCTGTTTCTGCTGATTCTTGGATACGGAATGGCCATGGGGCTTGATGTGGACTGCGGCTGTTTCAGCCCGGGAGACCCTGAAGCCAAAGCGTTTCATGGCTTAAGGCAGGCTTTCTACAGGGATCTTTTTATGATGGTCCAGGTAGTGTTTGCTTTTGGATGGCGGAAATGGAACAATATTCAACCGAAATCCATCATGCAGTACCTTCAATTTTTAAAACATAAACAAACCAGGGAGAATTTACTATGA
- a CDS encoding rhodanese-like domain-containing protein: MKSVGRISKLLIVTCVLMAFATPAFALFDDKFEKEVEKETGAVKLVREVQRGNYDLVTTDELKQWIDSGKDMVIVDTMPYEESYKKNHLPGAVQFLFPIPDMNEWDTKETAGKTQADYEKLLGPDKNKVIVIYCGFVKCTRSHNGAAWAVKLGYKNVYRYTGGIFAWKGAKYPMDKVD, from the coding sequence ATGAAAAGCGTCGGACGAATTTCAAAGCTGTTAATTGTAACATGTGTACTGATGGCATTTGCTACACCGGCTTTTGCGTTATTTGATGATAAGTTTGAAAAGGAAGTGGAGAAAGAAACGGGTGCCGTTAAACTGGTCCGGGAAGTACAAAGAGGCAACTATGATCTGGTAACCACGGATGAACTCAAACAATGGATTGATTCAGGGAAAGACATGGTCATTGTAGACACCATGCCCTATGAGGAGAGCTACAAGAAAAATCACCTTCCGGGCGCTGTGCAGTTTTTATTCCCAATCCCTGATATGAATGAGTGGGATACAAAGGAAACAGCCGGCAAAACCCAGGCAGACTATGAAAAATTACTGGGGCCGGATAAAAATAAAGTCATTGTAATTTACTGCGGCTTTGTAAAATGTACGAGAAGCCATAACGGTGCGGCCTGGGCTGTGAAGTTAGGATATAAGAACGTATATCGTTACACTGGCGGAATTTTTGCCTGGAAGGGGGCAAAATATCCCATGGACAAAGTTGATTGA
- a CDS encoding hemerythrin family protein, which produces MIEKINWSSKYDVGITEIDFQHKYFLKLINRLALNHDFFLEKGLVKTHLSELDKYARFHFKSEENIMLLVDYPDLVHHMQLHIELIEQLNYQGFKVIDSTDNMSRFIMFLREWFLNHTVNEDKKLFEYIEKVDGNFSGFFDK; this is translated from the coding sequence ATGATTGAAAAAATTAATTGGAGTTCAAAGTATGATGTTGGTATTACAGAAATCGACTTCCAGCATAAATATTTTTTGAAACTTATAAACAGATTGGCCTTGAACCATGATTTTTTCTTAGAGAAAGGCCTAGTTAAAACGCATCTTTCCGAGCTGGACAAATACGCACGATTTCACTTCAAAAGCGAAGAAAATATTATGCTTTTAGTTGATTATCCAGATTTAGTGCATCACATGCAATTACATATAGAACTTATCGAGCAATTAAATTATCAAGGCTTTAAAGTAATAGATTCAACTGACAATATGAGTCGATTCATTATGTTTTTAAGAGAGTGGTTTTTAAATCATACGGTTAATGAAGACAAAAAATTATTTGAATATATTGAAAAAGTGGATGGAAATTTTTCTGGTTTTTTTGACAAGTGA
- a CDS encoding ZinT/AdcA family metal-binding protein translates to MYINTRAIRTIIIIISMSVFMIAQAGTQTPNDILADWQGTFINRSFVNEKTEMDTVYRKVAVEAQKQGKRYTAGQVKQYFREMGPTSFDKLSITGDTIRFYSKGGKEVTHQYKALGTVPDIYGDYKFEWYSFQAKEKGVEDSEYRYVILLKIHEHKNGQPHFHIRYGNKGVKELTGLGGMKNWWPTMVRPDFDIPTYINNVNPKMMVKVLP, encoded by the coding sequence ATGTATATTAACACCCGAGCAATACGAACAATAATTATCATAATCAGTATGTCTGTCTTCATGATCGCCCAGGCCGGCACCCAAACGCCAAATGATATTCTGGCTGACTGGCAGGGGACTTTTATAAACAGAAGCTTTGTAAATGAAAAAACCGAAATGGATACGGTTTACCGGAAAGTCGCGGTTGAAGCCCAAAAACAAGGCAAACGATATACAGCCGGGCAGGTGAAACAATATTTCAGGGAAATGGGCCCCACAAGCTTTGACAAACTGTCAATAACCGGCGATACAATCAGATTCTATAGTAAGGGAGGCAAAGAAGTTACACACCAATATAAAGCACTTGGCACCGTTCCGGACATCTATGGCGACTACAAGTTTGAATGGTATTCATTCCAAGCAAAAGAAAAAGGAGTTGAGGATTCCGAATACAGATATGTTATTCTGCTCAAAATTCATGAGCACAAGAACGGCCAGCCCCATTTCCATATCAGATACGGTAACAAAGGGGTTAAGGAACTGACTGGTCTGGGCGGAATGAAAAACTGGTGGCCCACTATGGTCAGGCCTGATTTTGACATACCCACCTATATAAACAACGTTAACCCTAAAATGATGGTTAAAGTGCTGCCATAA
- a CDS encoding TonB-dependent receptor — protein sequence MWNQTKANHLQPGRIVCLVYTIAIVTCLLGGPVWAKDGNEASSNIQLGDITVTATKISTQVDKIPTNISVISREELKKLPGHYNALTVLEQANIAGLFFSSNVFGGGSASTSMSTRGSEASSWGMKVMINGIELNRANGNISAGRLAVHDIERIEITKTPSAEYGDQAIGGVVNIITRAAEQPVEGKAGIAFTSLGGGNGYSVINGTQDKWEYYIDASAQREDTYQDKGFQDGNNFYTRVGYELNNDAQLTFHGSYSDAKGLYAASLTRDQFDEDPSQNPNAGADYDYESEDILGALVYEQQLGVHELMAKMEFQNCDYKLFWGHLTHMDSMQVHPEASMTFNHDISGMANKLVIGGEYRYHDYDVNRYTASSFNEITAVNQDFTRKDISYAGYLQDELRVTAALTITAGIRYDFFDLEQEAHIASSNSWDQEKGSVSPKLGFTYQVCDEVNLFAGYNSGIKSPVRLPVYYTNGQLDPEKLQAYELGIRGNIPSWLNYNLAFFWQTVKDKFVLPSADWTAAYENAGETSSKGVEMGIGLKLPHGVYTSANFTYQEAKFEEFVSMGVDYAGNKLTGVPDMIFAFTLGYRNERFGDISLNPVYTGRQYFNYANTSEEDGYWVLNARYLKKFGRVELYLAANNLFDESAVGYGSGNPGSEALYPISGFNTMLGMNVSF from the coding sequence ATGTGGAATCAGACAAAAGCAAATCATTTGCAACCCGGCAGAATAGTATGCCTTGTTTATACCATTGCAATCGTCACCTGCCTGTTGGGCGGACCGGTATGGGCAAAGGATGGCAACGAGGCGTCGTCAAACATCCAACTTGGCGACATAACGGTTACAGCCACCAAAATATCCACCCAGGTGGACAAAATACCTACCAATATCAGCGTTATTTCTCGTGAAGAACTGAAAAAACTTCCAGGCCATTACAATGCCCTTACCGTGCTTGAGCAAGCAAACATTGCTGGGCTGTTTTTTTCCAGCAATGTCTTTGGCGGCGGAAGTGCCAGCACCTCAATGAGCACCAGGGGCAGTGAAGCCTCAAGCTGGGGCATGAAGGTTATGATCAATGGGATTGAGCTGAACCGGGCAAACGGGAATATATCAGCCGGTCGCCTGGCCGTACACGATATAGAGCGAATTGAGATCACCAAAACCCCCTCGGCCGAGTATGGAGACCAGGCCATCGGCGGGGTTGTCAATATTATTACCAGAGCAGCAGAACAACCCGTGGAAGGAAAGGCCGGTATTGCTTTTACAAGCCTTGGGGGCGGCAATGGTTACAGCGTGATCAACGGTACCCAGGACAAATGGGAATACTATATTGATGCCTCTGCCCAACGGGAAGATACATACCAGGATAAAGGATTCCAGGACGGCAATAATTTTTATACCCGGGTGGGCTATGAACTCAACAACGACGCACAATTGACCTTCCACGGCTCCTATAGTGACGCAAAAGGCCTTTATGCCGCAAGCCTGACCCGGGATCAATTCGATGAAGATCCGTCCCAGAATCCCAATGCAGGTGCTGATTATGACTATGAATCCGAAGATATTCTGGGTGCCCTGGTCTATGAACAGCAATTGGGCGTTCATGAACTCATGGCAAAAATGGAATTCCAAAACTGCGATTACAAGCTTTTCTGGGGTCATTTAACCCACATGGATTCCATGCAGGTGCATCCGGAAGCCAGCATGACATTCAACCATGATATTTCCGGCATGGCAAACAAACTGGTGATCGGCGGTGAGTATCGATACCATGATTACGACGTGAACAGATATACGGCATCAAGCTTTAATGAAATAACCGCCGTTAACCAGGATTTCACCAGAAAAGATATCAGTTATGCCGGGTATCTGCAGGACGAGTTGCGTGTTACGGCTGCGCTCACAATTACCGCAGGTATTCGGTATGATTTTTTTGACCTGGAGCAGGAAGCCCATATCGCCTCCAGTAACTCCTGGGACCAGGAAAAAGGCAGTGTAAGTCCCAAGCTTGGCTTTACATATCAGGTTTGCGATGAGGTAAATCTGTTTGCAGGATATAACAGCGGCATTAAAAGCCCGGTCAGATTACCGGTCTACTATACAAACGGCCAACTGGACCCGGAAAAACTTCAGGCCTATGAACTGGGCATCCGCGGCAATATACCCTCTTGGCTCAACTACAATCTGGCTTTTTTCTGGCAAACCGTAAAAGACAAGTTTGTTCTGCCCAGTGCCGACTGGACAGCCGCATATGAAAACGCCGGGGAAACCAGTTCAAAAGGCGTTGAAATGGGTATCGGCCTGAAACTGCCCCATGGCGTTTACACGTCAGCCAATTTTACCTACCAGGAAGCCAAATTTGAAGAGTTTGTCAGCATGGGGGTTGATTATGCAGGAAATAAACTGACCGGCGTACCGGATATGATATTTGCCTTTACACTGGGCTACCGGAATGAACGTTTCGGAGATATTTCATTGAACCCCGTGTACACCGGCAGGCAGTATTTCAACTATGCCAACACCAGTGAAGAAGACGGTTACTGGGTACTGAACGCCAGATATTTAAAAAAATTCGGGCGTGTTGAACTCTATCTTGCAGCAAACAACCTGTTTGATGAAAGTGCTGTGGGATACGGCAGCGGCAACCCCGGAAGCGAGGCCTTGTATCCCATATCCGGATTCAACACCATGCTTGGTATGAATGTCAGTTTTTAA